From Antedon mediterranea chromosome 9, ecAntMedi1.1, whole genome shotgun sequence, a single genomic window includes:
- the LOC140059009 gene encoding spondin-1-like, with translation MEGKTVVIAIVILVFSSFGLFIGGMIFGNERALKNVIDCTYSEWDLWSPCHSQRGENGTRYRVRNILEIDGSGSLTCFQPTFEKQLCNEKLNDCEYSNWGFWSACYSPKCGETGKQFRIRNVLGVSGICSKPTTEERTCEDRCGDCEYSDWGFWSACYSSECGESGTQFRVRNVLEVSGICSKSTTEERSCKERCSDCEYSDWGLWSDCSHECGNSGTKFRARNVLKVCGICSEPTTEEHQCNRFCYNEGKLTNQGFCECPKSFSGQCCGCKNTDCQLSTWTEWSSCENSTSRVRSRDVLRESECAGTKCEGPYTEEQNCGVALKGKVLVSKPGFIALNIITAIVLIWLICLASLMCRHRNVRVQKKIDDGASQEKESFNSPEYRLEEQCTIIG, from the exons ATGGAAGGTAAAACAGTTGTGATAGCGATTGTTATTCTAGTGTTTTCTTCATTTGGACTTTTTATTGGAGGAATGATTTTCGGAAATGAAAGAgcattgaaaaatgtaattgaTTGTACGTACAGTGAATGGGACCTTTGGTCACCGTGTCACTCACAACGTGGAGAAAATGGAACTCGATATAGAGTTAGGAACATACTCGAGATAGATGGAAGCGGATCGTTAACATGCTTCCAACCTACATTTGAAAAACAGTTATGTAATGAAAAACTCAATGATTGTGAGTACAGTAATTGGGGTTTTTGGTCAGCATGTTACTCCCCAAAATGTGGCGAGACTGGTAAACAATTTCGGATTAGGAATGTACTTGGAGTAAGCGGAATATGTTCTAAGCCTACCACCGAGGAGCGGACATGTGAGGATAGATGCGGTGACTGCGAGTACAGTGACTGGGGCTTTTGGTCAGCATGTTACTCCTCAGAATGTGGCGAGTCTGGTACCCAATTTCGTGTTAGGAACGTACTTGAAGTAAGTGGCATATGCTCCAAGTCTACAACTGAGGAGCGGTCATGTAAGGAGAGATGCAGTGATTGCGAGTATAGTGACTGGGGCCTTTGGTCAGATTGTTCACACGAATGTGGCAACTCTGGAACTAAATTCAGGGCTAGGAACGTACTTAAAGTATGCGGAATATGTTCTGAACCAACCACTGAAGAACACCAGTGCAATCGTTTTTGTTACAATGAAGGGAAGCTCACAAACCAAGGCTTTTGTGAATGTCCAAAGTCATTTAGTGGTCAGTGTTGTGGTTGCAAGAATACTGACTGTCAACTGAGTACCTGGACTGAATGGTCATCTTGTGAAAATTCAACGAGTCGCGTAAGATCACGTGATGTTTTACGAGAGTCTGAATGCGCAGGTACAAAATGTGAAGGACCTTATACGGAAGAACAGAATTGCGGTGTTGCTTTGAAGGGAAAGGTGTTAGTGTCGAAACCAGGATTTATAGCCCTTAACATTATTACTGCAATTGTGTTGATATGGTTGATTTGTCTTGCATCATTAATGTGTAGGCATAGGAATGTAAG AGTCCAGAAGAAGATCGATGATGGCGCTAGTCAAGAAAAAGAAAGCTTTAATAGTCCAGAATACAGACTTGAAGAACAATGTACTATTATTGGATAA